A genomic window from Algoriphagus sp. Y33 includes:
- the recQ gene encoding DNA helicase RecQ, giving the protein MEEKVKAELKKIFGFSQFRGNQELIVDNLLSKRNTFVIMPTGAGKSLCYQLPAVIKDGTAIVISPLIALMKNQVDQLQALGINAHFLNSTLNKSEATRVKSEVLNKKTKLLYVAPESLTKEENVEFLKSAELSFVAIDEAHCISEWGHDFRPEYRRIKSIIAQIAPNLPIIALTATATPKVQQDIQRNLQMEEADLFKSSFNRTNLFYEIRPKVKNDSKKDLIKFIKGHKGKSGIIYCLSRKKVEEIAQLLKVNQVNAAPYHAGLDSSVRIKTQDDFLNEELDVIVATIAFGMGIDKPDVRYVIHYDVPKSLEGYYQETGRAGRDGLEGHCLMFYRYEDIIKLDKFNKDKPVTERENAKILLQEMAAYSETGVCRRKFILNYFGETMNDDCGFCDNCKRVRETFKGMDMVLTVLEAAQQTNQRFGLDHLVKVIVGESTDYVLSYSHDKLPVFGKGKMTSEKTWIGVIRQVMILNMLDKDIENYGVLKITPKGKDFLSSPFELELHHDHDFAAEVQTGQTEIDISTGIAYDEKLFELLKAERKKVARSKGLPPYVIFQDPSLEEMATVYPTSREELAQIIGVGMGKVIKFGASFLKLIANYVEENEIETASDVVVKSSGTRSKVKISIIQQIDRKVGLDEVAENLNMSMSELLHEIEQIIYSGTKLNIDYYIENIMDEEREDMLHDYFMNATSDQIKAALEELEDEDFAEDELRVYRIKFISEHAN; this is encoded by the coding sequence GTGGAAGAAAAAGTAAAAGCAGAGCTCAAAAAAATCTTTGGATTCAGTCAATTCCGGGGAAACCAGGAGTTGATCGTTGACAATTTGCTTAGTAAGCGAAATACATTCGTCATAATGCCTACGGGTGCCGGCAAATCTTTATGCTATCAATTGCCTGCCGTAATCAAGGATGGCACTGCGATAGTAATCTCTCCTTTAATAGCTTTGATGAAAAATCAGGTGGATCAGTTGCAGGCACTTGGGATCAATGCCCACTTTCTGAACTCAACCTTGAATAAATCGGAGGCTACAAGAGTGAAGAGTGAAGTGCTCAACAAGAAAACGAAACTTCTATATGTAGCACCTGAATCTTTGACCAAGGAAGAGAATGTCGAGTTCCTGAAATCCGCAGAACTTAGCTTTGTGGCAATTGATGAAGCGCACTGCATCTCCGAATGGGGACATGATTTCCGGCCGGAATACAGAAGGATTAAATCGATAATTGCCCAGATCGCTCCCAATCTACCGATAATAGCACTGACCGCCACCGCTACTCCAAAAGTACAGCAGGACATTCAGCGCAATCTCCAGATGGAAGAGGCAGACCTGTTCAAATCCTCCTTCAACAGAACCAATCTTTTCTATGAGATCCGCCCGAAAGTAAAGAACGATTCGAAGAAAGATCTGATCAAGTTCATCAAAGGGCACAAGGGAAAATCCGGAATCATCTATTGCCTGAGCCGCAAAAAAGTAGAAGAAATAGCACAACTACTGAAGGTTAACCAAGTCAATGCCGCCCCATATCATGCGGGGCTGGATTCCTCTGTTAGAATCAAGACGCAGGATGATTTTCTTAATGAAGAACTGGATGTGATTGTGGCTACTATTGCATTTGGAATGGGAATAGATAAACCGGATGTCCGTTATGTAATCCATTATGATGTACCAAAATCTCTGGAAGGATACTATCAGGAAACCGGACGTGCCGGCCGCGATGGATTAGAGGGGCATTGTCTCATGTTTTACAGATATGAAGACATCATAAAGTTGGATAAGTTCAATAAGGACAAACCGGTCACTGAACGGGAAAATGCCAAAATTCTCTTGCAGGAAATGGCAGCCTACTCCGAGACAGGTGTGTGCAGAAGGAAATTTATTCTGAATTACTTCGGCGAGACGATGAATGACGATTGTGGCTTTTGCGACAACTGTAAGCGGGTTCGCGAGACCTTCAAGGGAATGGACATGGTACTTACTGTTCTGGAAGCGGCCCAACAAACCAATCAACGCTTCGGACTAGACCATCTGGTGAAAGTCATCGTAGGAGAATCAACAGATTACGTACTGAGCTATTCCCATGATAAATTACCGGTTTTTGGGAAAGGTAAAATGACCTCGGAAAAGACATGGATAGGTGTGATCCGCCAGGTAATGATTCTGAACATGCTCGATAAGGACATCGAAAACTACGGTGTGCTCAAGATCACGCCTAAGGGTAAAGATTTTCTGAGCTCCCCGTTTGAACTTGAGCTCCATCATGACCACGATTTCGCCGCAGAAGTACAAACAGGACAGACTGAGATAGATATTAGCACCGGTATCGCTTATGATGAAAAACTATTTGAGCTGCTAAAAGCCGAACGGAAAAAGGTAGCCCGCTCAAAAGGACTTCCTCCTTATGTTATCTTCCAAGATCCTTCATTGGAAGAAATGGCAACAGTATATCCAACCTCCCGGGAAGAGCTTGCGCAAATCATTGGCGTGGGTATGGGAAAAGTCATTAAATTCGGGGCTTCATTCCTGAAATTAATTGCAAACTACGTAGAGGAGAATGAGATCGAGACCGCCTCAGACGTAGTAGTGAAATCGTCAGGGACTAGGTCTAAAGTAAAAATTTCTATAATCCAGCAAATCGACCGCAAGGTAGGCTTGGATGAGGTAGCAGAAAACCTCAACATGAGTATGAGTGAACTGCTTCATGAAATCGAGCAGATCATTTATAGCGGAACAAAACTAAATATAGATTACTACATAGAAAACATCATGGATGAAGAAAGGGAGGATATGCTCCACGACTATTTCATGAATGCTACTAGTGATCAAATCAAAGCAGCACTCGAAGAATTGGAGGATGAAGATTTTGCAGAAGATGAATTGCGGGTCTATCGAATCAAATTCATCTCAGAGCATGCTAATTAA
- the purD gene encoding phosphoribosylamine--glycine ligase, translating to MNILLLGSGGREHAFAWKIVQSKDCTHLYVAPGNAGTENIATNVRINITDFEAIHDFIISKSIDLLVIGPEEPLVKGIVDFLQAQPETANLPVVGPSQLGATLEGSKDFSKRFMQRNNVPTAAYETFTADQLDAGLAYLDTQNLPIVLKADGLAAGKGVLICLTLEEAKTSLKEMLLDQKFGEASSKVVIEEFLTGIELSVFVATDGKNYKILPEAKDYKRIGEGDTGLNTGGMGAVSPVIFADEAFMANVEEKVVRPTVEGLAKEGIPYKGFLFIGLMNKDGEPQVIEYNVRMGDPETEAVLPRIESDFLALLYGIGTGTLDSYELKISPGYATTVVMVSGGYPGSYEKGKIISLPDSSIGAEIFHAGTGRNENGELVNQGGRVIAVTGTGESLQEALSNAFTTVKGIQWDQAYYRKDIGMDILNLM from the coding sequence ATGAATATACTCTTATTAGGAAGCGGAGGCAGAGAACATGCTTTCGCCTGGAAAATTGTACAAAGTAAAGATTGTACCCATCTATACGTAGCACCCGGCAATGCCGGCACAGAAAACATCGCTACCAATGTCAGGATCAATATCACTGATTTTGAGGCAATCCATGACTTTATCATCTCTAAAAGCATCGACCTGCTAGTCATAGGACCGGAAGAGCCCTTGGTTAAAGGAATCGTAGATTTCCTTCAAGCCCAACCCGAAACAGCTAATCTTCCTGTTGTAGGCCCATCTCAGCTTGGTGCGACCTTGGAAGGAAGCAAGGACTTTTCTAAGCGTTTTATGCAGCGGAACAACGTTCCTACCGCAGCTTACGAGACTTTCACTGCAGATCAGTTGGATGCAGGATTAGCTTATTTGGATACCCAAAACCTCCCAATAGTATTAAAAGCAGATGGACTTGCTGCGGGTAAAGGAGTGCTTATTTGCCTGACTTTGGAAGAAGCAAAAACTTCTTTGAAGGAAATGCTTTTGGATCAGAAATTCGGAGAAGCGTCCTCCAAAGTCGTAATCGAAGAATTCCTGACAGGAATCGAACTTTCTGTTTTCGTAGCCACAGATGGAAAGAACTATAAGATTTTACCGGAGGCGAAAGACTATAAACGCATAGGAGAAGGCGACACAGGACTGAATACAGGAGGAATGGGGGCTGTGAGCCCCGTTATTTTCGCTGATGAGGCCTTTATGGCTAACGTGGAAGAAAAGGTGGTGAGGCCAACCGTAGAGGGCCTAGCCAAGGAAGGCATTCCTTATAAGGGGTTTTTGTTCATTGGACTGATGAATAAGGACGGCGAACCTCAAGTAATTGAATACAATGTGCGAATGGGTGATCCGGAAACAGAAGCCGTTCTTCCTAGAATTGAAAGTGATTTCTTGGCGTTGCTTTATGGCATAGGAACAGGAACACTGGATTCTTATGAATTAAAAATCTCTCCCGGCTATGCTACTACAGTAGTGATGGTCAGCGGGGGATATCCGGGATCTTATGAAAAAGGAAAAATCATTTCCTTACCCGATTCCTCAATCGGTGCTGAAATTTTCCATGCAGGAACAGGCCGAAATGAAAATGGAGAACTAGTCAATCAAGGAGGTCGGGTGATCGCCGTGACCGGCACAGGGGAATCATTGCAAGAAGCATTGAGCAATGCCTTTACCACCGTGAAAGGGATCCAATGGGATCAAGCGTACTACCGCAAGGATATCGGGATGGATATCCTCAACTTAATGTAA
- a CDS encoding regulatory iron-sulfur-containing complex subunit RicT: protein MNVFDWLSHMGIPEVDNFDIVEVKFKGGRKDYYRNVDFLSLNTGDPVVVDVPSGHHIGYVSLQGELVRLQMQKRKIRDDDEILRIYRIANQKDMEKWGEAQNREIPTLYRCRQIVDELGLKMKMSDIEYQADNSKATFYYSADDRVDFRELIKVLAGEFRIRVEMRQISLRQEAGRLGGIGVCGRELCCSTWLVDFKNVSTSAARYQNLSLNPGKLSGQCGRLKCCLNYELDTYMDAIKDIPSVDRPLQTESGPAKLQKTDIFRKLMWFSYNNDNDWHSITCDRVKEIQAINEKGQKVFTLQYNEASEIEDLAAKSTRELELLDKKFANTSPKRKKKPRPQNKNAGGNRNQQDTNKPAKKQNKPEAQQNTPQNQRPAGEQPKKRRNNKNRNKPRNPEANAGQASSPQNQSPKVQNGSPKRQNVQKPKGNGTNNGNINTGDTQPKPQGKKKFPPRKNEGPNPNKSGND, encoded by the coding sequence ATGAATGTCTTCGACTGGCTATCTCACATGGGAATTCCCGAGGTAGACAACTTTGACATTGTGGAAGTAAAATTCAAAGGAGGAAGAAAAGATTACTATAGAAATGTGGATTTTCTTTCCCTAAACACCGGTGATCCCGTAGTGGTGGATGTTCCCAGTGGACATCACATCGGCTATGTATCACTGCAAGGTGAACTCGTTCGTCTTCAAATGCAGAAAAGAAAAATCAGAGACGATGATGAAATCCTGAGAATATACCGTATCGCCAATCAAAAGGATATGGAAAAATGGGGAGAGGCTCAAAACAGAGAAATCCCTACCCTATATAGATGCCGGCAGATTGTAGATGAACTTGGACTTAAAATGAAAATGTCTGACATAGAATATCAGGCAGATAATTCCAAAGCTACTTTTTATTACTCTGCAGATGACCGCGTTGATTTCCGGGAATTGATCAAGGTGCTCGCAGGAGAATTCAGAATCCGAGTAGAAATGCGCCAAATCAGCCTCCGCCAAGAAGCGGGAAGACTTGGAGGAATAGGAGTTTGTGGAAGAGAGTTATGTTGTTCTACATGGCTGGTAGACTTCAAAAATGTAAGTACTTCCGCAGCCAGATACCAGAACCTTTCCCTAAATCCGGGAAAACTGAGCGGACAATGCGGTAGGCTGAAATGCTGCCTTAATTATGAATTGGACACTTACATGGATGCAATCAAAGACATCCCGTCCGTTGACCGTCCGCTTCAGACAGAATCCGGTCCTGCCAAACTGCAAAAAACTGATATCTTCCGAAAGCTGATGTGGTTCAGCTATAACAACGACAACGACTGGCACAGTATCACTTGCGATCGGGTGAAAGAGATTCAGGCTATCAATGAAAAAGGCCAAAAGGTCTTCACTCTGCAGTATAATGAAGCTTCAGAAATTGAAGATCTGGCCGCCAAGTCAACGAGAGAATTGGAACTTTTGGATAAGAAATTTGCCAATACCAGCCCTAAACGTAAGAAAAAACCTCGTCCGCAAAACAAAAACGCAGGAGGAAACAGAAACCAGCAAGACACCAATAAACCAGCTAAAAAACAAAATAAACCTGAGGCTCAGCAAAATACTCCTCAAAATCAAAGGCCAGCGGGAGAACAACCGAAAAAGCGCAGAAACAACAAAAACAGAAACAAACCAAGAAATCCAGAAGCAAATGCCGGGCAGGCTTCTTCTCCGCAGAATCAATCCCCAAAAGTTCAAAATGGCTCTCCTAAAAGACAAAACGTTCAAAAACCAAAAGGCAATGGCACTAATAACGGAAATATAAATACAGGAGACACTCAACCGAAACCTCAGGGAAAAAAGAAATTTCCGCCACGGAAAAACGAAGGCCCAAATCCAAATAAATCCGGAAATGATTAA
- a CDS encoding gliding motility lipoprotein GldH yields the protein MIKVKHCLFVLLPLLFGACTNGRIYEEFHSLPNHNWSINDSLVFDLSDVKLINSPDLVAIKFNEEYSFSNCYLKIISKDSSGVILDNRLINITLFDPKSGEPLGGGFGSSYTRYDTLPFLFDTKTKSVMLLQYMRQDQLPGVEAVGIKILE from the coding sequence ATGATTAAGGTAAAGCACTGCCTATTTGTATTACTGCCGCTCCTATTCGGGGCATGTACAAATGGGCGGATTTATGAAGAATTTCACAGTCTGCCAAATCACAATTGGAGTATAAACGACAGTCTTGTTTTCGACCTTAGTGATGTGAAACTGATCAATTCTCCTGATCTGGTAGCAATAAAGTTTAATGAGGAATACTCCTTCTCCAACTGTTACCTAAAAATCATTAGTAAAGACTCATCAGGCGTAATTTTAGACAACCGATTGATAAACATTACATTATTTGACCCTAAATCAGGAGAACCTCTTGGAGGTGGATTTGGAAGCTCATACACTCGCTATGATACACTTCCTTTCCTATTTGACACTAAGACTAAAAGCGTTATGCTTCTACAGTATATGCGCCAAGATCAATTACCCGGTGTCGAAGCTGTGGGCATTAAGATTTTGGAGTAA
- a CDS encoding GNAT family N-acetyltransferase translates to MITLTRTDSSNPDFMALVKLLDAYLAEKDGQAHEYYNQFNTIDMLKNVVVGYENDIPVTCGAIKEFDSDTMEVKRMFTKPEFRGNGLASGVLSELEDWAAELGYEKCILETGKRQVEAVALYKKKGYATIPNYAQYIGIENSVCFEKVLK, encoded by the coding sequence ATGATTACACTCACTCGCACTGATTCTTCCAATCCCGATTTTATGGCCTTGGTAAAGCTTCTGGATGCCTATTTAGCAGAAAAAGACGGGCAAGCCCACGAGTATTACAATCAATTTAATACCATTGATATGCTGAAAAATGTGGTCGTTGGCTATGAAAATGATATTCCCGTGACCTGTGGGGCAATCAAGGAATTTGATTCTGATACCATGGAAGTAAAACGCATGTTTACCAAGCCTGAGTTCAGGGGCAATGGATTGGCTTCAGGAGTGTTGTCGGAACTTGAGGATTGGGCCGCTGAACTAGGTTATGAAAAATGTATACTCGAAACTGGCAAGAGGCAAGTGGAGGCAGTCGCGTTATATAAAAAGAAAGGCTACGCTACTATCCCGAATTATGCACAATACATTGGAATTGAGAATAGTGTGTGTTTTGAAAAAGTTTTGAAATGA
- a CDS encoding sugar phosphate isomerase/epimerase produces the protein MNKIGFNVLAWSAEMSEELLPVLDRLKKIGYDGAEFFIGGSPEESFKLVGRHCADIGLEVTAVTVMGAEQNPISPDAKIRAAARKQLKWVIDRAADLNAQVLCGPFHSGFTVFASREPMEEEYNWSAEYLHTMGDYALQAGVLLTPEALNRFECYLCNTMEQLSYLLEKADHPNVRAMFDTHHANIEEKSLGEAIKFIAPQLGHFHISENDRGTPGSGHVNFDETFKALADVQYKGWLTIEGFTRNDPAFANSIGVWRNFSEPWDMAEKGYGLIRSMGEKYGL, from the coding sequence ATGAACAAAATAGGATTTAACGTGCTGGCATGGTCAGCGGAGATGTCGGAAGAGTTGTTGCCTGTTCTCGATCGCTTGAAAAAGATCGGATACGACGGAGCGGAGTTTTTTATTGGCGGGTCACCTGAGGAATCGTTCAAGTTGGTAGGCAGGCACTGTGCAGACATAGGCCTTGAAGTCACTGCGGTGACGGTGATGGGGGCTGAGCAAAACCCAATTTCTCCCGATGCAAAAATTCGGGCGGCGGCTAGGAAGCAACTTAAATGGGTGATCGACCGGGCGGCGGATTTGAATGCCCAAGTCCTTTGCGGGCCATTCCATTCGGGATTTACGGTTTTTGCATCTCGTGAACCTATGGAAGAAGAGTACAATTGGTCAGCTGAATACCTGCATACGATGGGTGATTACGCCTTGCAAGCAGGAGTTCTGTTGACTCCCGAGGCACTGAACAGATTCGAGTGCTACCTTTGCAATACCATGGAACAACTTTCTTACTTACTGGAGAAAGCAGATCACCCGAATGTCCGGGCAATGTTTGATACGCACCATGCGAATATCGAGGAGAAGAGTCTGGGTGAGGCGATTAAATTTATTGCACCGCAATTGGGACATTTCCATATCTCCGAGAATGACCGTGGGACTCCGGGGTCCGGTCATGTGAATTTTGACGAGACATTCAAAGCACTGGCTGACGTTCAATATAAAGGCTGGTTGACCATTGAAGGCTTTACCAGAAATGATCCCGCATTTGCAAATTCCATAGGTGTGTGGAGAAATTTTTCCGAACCTTGGGATATGGCAGAGAAGGGATATGGGTTGATCCGCTCAATGGGGGAGAAGTATGGATTGTAA
- a CDS encoding ThuA domain-containing protein, with amino-acid sequence MNKYFLKKTVFLLILIVLGLIPYVSAQNGKTFLQFVGEEGSGKGKHVVLISGDDEYRSEESMPMMAKLLSTHYGFNTTVLFPIEPETGDIVPSHQTNIPGLEFLENADLVIMLIRFRDLPLEQMKYLDNYFKSGKPFIALRTSTHPFSIKDKNSPFAKWTWNSEVPGWEGGFGQQIIGETWVAHHGIHKSEGTRALIDGVNRDADHPILRGVDDIWAPTDVYSIKNLPAEANVLIYGQSTAGMTPEAPLMWDKSIMPIAWTKDYSLDGGKTGKVLGSTLGSSIDFQVEDMRRLVVNASFWLLDMPESVTADMNVDIVGEYKPTMFGFDSFRKGMKVSDFK; translated from the coding sequence ATGAACAAATACTTCCTTAAGAAAACTGTATTTTTATTGATTTTGATTGTGCTAGGTTTAATCCCTTACGTTTCAGCCCAAAATGGCAAAACCTTCCTACAGTTTGTAGGTGAAGAGGGTTCCGGTAAAGGCAAGCATGTAGTGCTCATCTCCGGGGATGATGAGTATAGATCTGAAGAATCTATGCCGATGATGGCAAAACTCCTTTCAACTCATTATGGATTTAATACCACAGTATTGTTCCCCATCGAGCCGGAAACAGGCGATATTGTTCCAAGCCATCAAACCAATATTCCTGGATTGGAGTTTTTGGAAAATGCTGACTTGGTCATCATGCTGATCCGTTTTCGGGATTTGCCTTTAGAACAGATGAAATATTTGGACAATTATTTTAAATCAGGTAAACCTTTCATTGCTCTTCGTACATCGACCCATCCTTTCTCAATCAAAGACAAAAATTCTCCCTTTGCCAAATGGACTTGGAACAGTGAAGTTCCAGGTTGGGAAGGTGGATTTGGTCAGCAGATCATAGGAGAAACATGGGTAGCGCATCACGGTATCCACAAATCCGAAGGAACGCGCGCTTTGATAGACGGCGTAAACCGTGATGCCGATCATCCGATTTTGCGGGGTGTGGATGATATCTGGGCACCTACGGACGTGTATTCCATCAAAAATTTGCCTGCTGAAGCAAATGTTTTAATATATGGACAATCTACCGCCGGAATGACTCCTGAGGCTCCACTGATGTGGGATAAATCGATTATGCCTATTGCCTGGACGAAGGACTATTCGCTGGATGGTGGTAAAACAGGCAAAGTGTTGGGAAGTACCTTGGGGTCATCGATTGACTTCCAGGTGGAGGATATGCGCCGCCTGGTCGTGAATGCTTCTTTTTGGCTGCTTGATATGCCGGAGTCGGTGACAGCTGACATGAATGTGGATATTGTAGGCGAATATAAGCCTACAATGTTTGGGTTTGATAGCTTTCGAAAAGGAATGAAAGTGAGTGATTTTAAATAA
- a CDS encoding Gfo/Idh/MocA family oxidoreductase → MQKDRRNFLKTGSLAAFGLSGISIIPSSVLGKSMGHVAPSDKVNLACCGIGNRGAQIINALYDTGLCNIVALCDVDMGAPHTTEIMNKFPNAKRFQDFRKMFDEFGNGFEAITVGTPDFSHFPITMLAMSEGKHVYTEKPMARTFNEVSLMMDCAKRHNVVTQMGNQGHSEANYFQFKAWKEAGIIKDVTAVTAHMNSPRRWHGWDVNMQSFPKAEAIPSTLDWNAWLTTRSKHDYNKDFINGQWRCWYDFGMGALGDWGAHTMDTAHRFLDLGLPYEVDPVMLKGHNPFFFPMSSTLAFKFPERGDMPALTLTWYDGVDNIPPVPEDYGVSELDADIPAASTGQIQPAKLNPGKIIYGKDLTFKGGSHGSTLSIIGEEKAKAMESRLPEVPESPSNHFANFLKGCKGEEETRSRFEIAGPLSQVFCLGVLAQQLNTTLKFDRETQQITNNPLANQLLGGEVPRKGWEEFYTL, encoded by the coding sequence ATGCAAAAGGACAGAAGAAACTTTCTCAAAACAGGCTCACTTGCCGCTTTCGGGCTAAGTGGGATTTCTATTATTCCCTCATCAGTTTTAGGCAAATCCATGGGACACGTTGCTCCAAGTGATAAAGTAAACCTTGCATGCTGTGGCATTGGAAACAGAGGAGCTCAGATCATCAATGCACTTTATGATACCGGTCTTTGCAATATCGTGGCACTTTGTGATGTGGACATGGGAGCTCCGCATACTACTGAGATCATGAACAAATTCCCGAATGCCAAGCGATTCCAGGACTTTAGAAAAATGTTTGATGAGTTTGGAAATGGGTTCGAAGCAATTACCGTAGGAACGCCCGATTTCTCGCATTTTCCCATCACCATGCTGGCGATGTCAGAAGGCAAGCATGTTTATACAGAAAAACCTATGGCCCGTACTTTCAATGAAGTCTCACTCATGATGGACTGCGCCAAAAGACATAATGTAGTCACCCAAATGGGAAATCAGGGACACTCTGAAGCCAACTATTTCCAATTCAAAGCATGGAAAGAGGCTGGTATCATCAAAGATGTAACCGCAGTAACGGCACATATGAATAGCCCCAGAAGATGGCATGGTTGGGATGTAAATATGCAAAGCTTTCCTAAAGCAGAAGCTATCCCTTCCACATTGGACTGGAACGCTTGGCTGACTACGAGAAGTAAGCACGACTATAACAAGGATTTTATCAATGGACAATGGAGATGCTGGTATGATTTCGGAATGGGAGCTTTAGGCGACTGGGGAGCGCACACAATGGATACTGCACATAGATTTTTAGATTTGGGATTGCCATACGAGGTAGATCCTGTGATGTTGAAAGGGCACAATCCTTTCTTTTTCCCAATGTCCTCTACGCTTGCTTTCAAATTCCCTGAACGTGGAGATATGCCCGCTTTGACATTGACATGGTACGACGGAGTGGACAATATCCCTCCTGTGCCTGAAGACTACGGCGTATCAGAATTGGATGCAGATATACCTGCTGCCAGCACGGGTCAGATACAGCCTGCAAAACTAAATCCCGGTAAAATCATTTACGGCAAAGATCTAACTTTTAAAGGTGGGTCTCATGGCAGCACACTTTCGATAATAGGGGAGGAAAAAGCCAAAGCCATGGAAAGCAGACTTCCTGAAGTACCGGAAAGCCCTTCGAATCACTTTGCAAATTTCTTAAAAGGGTGTAAAGGTGAAGAAGAAACCCGTTCACGATTTGAAATAGCCGGACCTCTAAGCCAAGTTTTCTGTCTCGGCGTCCTAGCTCAACAGTTGAATACAACGTTGAAATTCGATAGGGAAACTCAGCAAATCACGAATAACCCGCTGGCAAACCAATTGCTAGGTGGCGAAGTTCCGAGAAAAGGATGGGAAGAGTTTTATACACTGTAA
- a CDS encoding type IX secretion system membrane protein PorP/SprF — MLRSLVYVVFLCVVGLFFGSGAYAQDPQYSQYYAAPLYLNPAFAGSELTGRVGFNYRNQWPSIDAQFTTFSAYYDTYLNDYNSGIGIMVMQDTEGASKLRSTTISAIYSYELKLGENAYFRPGFQASYIRREIGFYENLIFANQINPDDPFGPIFPGSDIPGLGDPVNMLSLSFGGLFFTKDFWIGGSAHHVNQPNQSFIDGDSPLPVKFSAHAGYRISLGEGAMRQDFTHQRRQRYLTPTVNYKKQGPFEQLDVGAYFYVEPIVFGLWYRGLPYKKVEEQSNRDAIVMMVGLNLLSGLNVGYSFDYTVSQLGIQSGGAHELSLSWTLPNNQQGQPRRRDTLLPCPKF; from the coding sequence TTGCTACGGTCTCTGGTTTACGTTGTTTTTCTTTGCGTGGTTGGACTATTTTTTGGATCCGGTGCCTATGCGCAGGATCCGCAATATAGCCAATATTATGCTGCACCCCTTTACTTAAACCCGGCTTTTGCAGGATCTGAGTTGACAGGGAGAGTTGGTTTCAATTATAGAAATCAATGGCCGAGCATAGATGCACAATTCACGACATTTTCTGCATACTATGATACGTACCTGAATGATTACAACTCTGGGATTGGGATAATGGTTATGCAAGATACCGAAGGAGCATCCAAGCTTCGCTCTACCACTATTTCAGCCATTTATTCTTACGAGTTGAAATTGGGAGAAAATGCATATTTCCGTCCCGGATTTCAGGCAAGTTATATTCGTAGAGAAATTGGTTTTTATGAAAATTTGATTTTTGCAAATCAAATCAATCCGGATGATCCCTTTGGTCCCATTTTCCCAGGCTCAGATATCCCGGGTTTGGGAGATCCTGTAAACATGCTTTCGCTTTCCTTTGGAGGATTGTTTTTCACAAAGGATTTTTGGATAGGAGGATCTGCACATCATGTGAATCAGCCCAATCAGTCTTTTATTGATGGAGACAGCCCGTTGCCGGTGAAGTTTTCAGCACATGCAGGATACAGAATTTCCTTGGGTGAGGGGGCTATGAGACAGGATTTTACCCACCAGCGTAGACAGCGTTACCTCACACCCACCGTAAACTATAAAAAGCAAGGTCCTTTTGAGCAGCTGGACGTAGGAGCTTATTTTTATGTGGAACCAATTGTTTTTGGACTTTGGTATCGTGGACTTCCTTACAAAAAGGTGGAGGAACAGAGTAACCGTGATGCTATTGTTATGATGGTGGGGCTCAACTTACTTAGTGGGCTCAATGTAGGCTATAGCTTTGACTACACTGTTTCACAGCTGGGGATTCAATCAGGAGGAGCCCATGAATTGAGTTTGTCTTGGACTTTACCAAACAACCAGCAGGGGCAGCCAAGAAGAAGAGATACCTTGCTTCCTTGTCCTAAATTTTAA